The Terriglobus roseus sequence CGATTGCCGTCGCCAGTGAACAGCCGCTGTCTGCACTGCGCAATGCCGTGATGCTGGAGGCGGACCTGTCGCAGGCCACACGCATGGCATTTGCTGGCACGCTGGGTGAAGCGCGCATGCGTCTCTTCCATCCGCTGGGCTTCATGCTGGCGTCGCCGGTGGAGACGGCTGCTGAAGCCGTGAAGCGATTTGCCTCCAAGCCCGATGCCGCACGGGATGCCGACATCTCCGGAGCACCCGCGAGCGATGCGGAACCGGGGCCGCACATCGTCGAAGAGGATGAGTCGTCGCTCGAAGACCCTGATGTGGAGCATGTACCGGTGGAAGCAATCCGGCTGAGCGCGCAGGTCGAGGACAAGTTCGACGGCATGCGGGTGCAGCTGCACTGCGGCGACGCAACGCAGCCGGGCCGCGTGGCGCTGTACTCACGCAATCGCGAAGATGTGACGGTGAGTTATCCGGAGATTGTCGAGGCCTTTAGCCGCATCGACACGGCGGTGCTTCACGGCGATGCGCAGGGAGTCATACTCGACGGGGAATTGCTGGCGTGGGACGTGCGCACAGACCGTGCGATGCCGTTTGCTGTACTGTCGCCACGGATTGGCCGCAAACGCGTTTCGAATGACATTCGTGTGAGCACGCCGGTTGTCTTCATGGCCTTTGACCTGTTGTTTGCCGGTGGAGAACTGTTGCTGGACCTGCCGCTGCGCGAACGTCGGCACCGGTTGGAGGCGCTGGCGACAAAGGTTGGCGCAGTCACACGTTCGCCGCTGGAGCTGCCGGCGCCGATGCCCTCGGGCGGTCTGTTCGCTGATGAGGGAGCGCTCGTGCCCGACGGCGAACAGCGGTTGAAGCTATCGCAGATTGTCGAGGCGCACTCGGCCGAGGAGCTTGATCGGACCTATGTTGCAGCGCGTGATCGCGGCAATGAAGGCGTGATGATCAAGGCGAGTGAGTCGCTCTATGTGCCCGGCCGTCGCGGGCTGAGCTGGATGAAGCTGAAGCGTACGCTGGACACGCTGGATGTCGTCATCACCGGTGCGGAATATGGCAGCGGACGCCGGTCGCAACTGCTCTCCGATTACACCTTCGCGATCCGCGGACCGGAGGGATCGTTGCTGAATGTCGGCAAGGCGTATGGCGGCCTCAC is a genomic window containing:
- a CDS encoding ATP-dependent DNA ligase translates to MAFFLQLAQLADELAATSSKLKKRAAIAAGILAARDAGDTQDAGLFALYLSGEPFSEADTRKLNLGGAILSKTIREIVKPTEAQFTAAWRRHGDLGAAAGDLFAELGHAPEPTLTLREIEAAFAAIPAAKTTAARQEILAGLLQRCSPVEAKYLIKLINGDMRIGVKQALIEEAIAVASEQPLSALRNAVMLEADLSQATRMAFAGTLGEARMRLFHPLGFMLASPVETAAEAVKRFASKPDAARDADISGAPASDAEPGPHIVEEDESSLEDPDVEHVPVEAIRLSAQVEDKFDGMRVQLHCGDATQPGRVALYSRNREDVTVSYPEIVEAFSRIDTAVLHGDAQGVILDGELLAWDVRTDRAMPFAVLSPRIGRKRVSNDIRVSTPVVFMAFDLLFAGGELLLDLPLRERRHRLEALATKVGAVTRSPLELPAPMPSGGLFADEGALVPDGEQRLKLSQIVEAHSAEELDRTYVAARDRGNEGVMIKASESLYVPGRRGLSWMKLKRTLDTLDVVITGAEYGSGRRSQLLSDYTFAIRGPEGSLLNVGKAYGGLTDVEIVELTQWCKEHTLEDTGHFRTVEPLIVLEIAFNNVMRSDRHASGFALRFPRIVQIRQDKPTAEIDTLERVEEIYQSQPDKPFETSEGQ